Proteins encoded in a region of the Clostridium beijerinckii genome:
- a CDS encoding LacI family DNA-binding transcriptional regulator, protein MATIKEIASIAEVSIATVSRVLNFDETLNVSDTTREKILKIADELDYVSAKTKKAKNKKSKDIGIIYWYNYEEELGDPYYLSIRLAAEKKCNENNFNLVKLSEDSSIEDIKNVSGIIAIGKFSSSTIDKLASANDNIVFVDFSPDENKFDSVMADLGKATYEILDYLYSLGHRKIGFIGGKKLECIDYRDTYLDKRDIKYKEFMESKNIYNNKYIYETEKFTFKAGYNLMKEALKSKNNITAFFIGNDTMAVGAYKAISEEGLSIPDDISIIGFNDQPSAKYMIPALTTIRIPSEYLGKAAVDLLFENLNGIREYNKKVIIPTEFKIRESCKRI, encoded by the coding sequence TTGGCCACTATAAAGGAAATAGCTTCTATAGCAGAAGTTTCTATAGCAACAGTTTCTAGAGTTTTAAATTTTGATGAAACATTAAATGTAAGTGATACAACAAGGGAAAAAATATTAAAAATAGCAGATGAACTTGATTATGTTTCAGCAAAGACAAAAAAAGCTAAGAATAAGAAAAGCAAGGATATAGGAATTATTTATTGGTATAACTATGAGGAAGAATTAGGAGATCCATATTATTTATCAATAAGGTTAGCTGCTGAAAAAAAATGTAATGAAAATAATTTTAATTTGGTGAAGCTAAGTGAGGATAGCAGTATTGAGGATATTAAGAATGTTAGTGGAATAATTGCTATTGGAAAGTTCTCTTCAAGTACCATAGATAAATTAGCAAGTGCTAATGATAATATAGTATTTGTAGATTTTTCACCTGATGAAAATAAATTTGATTCAGTGATGGCGGATTTAGGAAAAGCAACTTATGAAATCTTAGACTATTTGTACAGTTTAGGCCATAGAAAGATTGGTTTTATTGGTGGAAAGAAATTAGAATGCATAGATTATAGAGATACATATTTGGATAAAAGGGATATAAAATATAAAGAATTTATGGAAAGTAAGAACATCTATAATAATAAATACATATATGAGACAGAGAAATTTACTTTTAAAGCTGGATATAATCTTATGAAAGAAGCATTAAAATCTAAAAATAACATAACAGCTTTTTTCATTGGAAATGATACAATGGCAGTTGGAGCTTACAAAGCAATTTCGGAGGAAGGATTATCAATACCAGATGATATAAGCATAATTGGATTTAATGATCAGCCTAGTGCAAAGTATATGATACCAGCCCTAACTACGATAAGAATACCAAGTGAGTATTTAGGAAAAGCAGCTGTTGACTTGCTGTTTGAAAATTTGAATGGAATTAGGGAATATAATAAAAAAGTAATAATACCAACTGAATTTAAAATTAGAGAGAGTTGTAAGAGAATATAA
- a CDS encoding ABC transporter substrate-binding protein, producing MKLKKIMAAVVTGMMAFSLMACGSSSGGSNASSSSKGKDDKTITIWAWDDTFNIKAANMAKEKYLKDHPDVTINVVSMAQDDVVQKLNTGLSSGTYDGLPNVVLIEDYKIQNYLQSYPGEIKDLSGKIDKSKFMDYKLKSMQQGDKTYGVPFDSGVTALFYRTDLIEQAGYKKEDMQNLTWEKYIEIGKAVKAKTGKAMITIDPSDLNQLRAMMQSAGSWYVKDDGKTVNIAGNQALKDAINIYKQMVDAGITKQVSGWDAFIAAFQKGDVATVPSGCWVSSSIQASEDQSGKWAVAAIPRMASNPKSVNASNLGGSSWYVLDKVGNSDLAADFLASTFASDDALMNELVPAIGLVSTLKSASTSENYSKPIKFYGDQQVFKDLSAWAEKVPSVNYGLYTYQLESVMSEGMQAIVGGADIDETLQKTQAQAEAAVSK from the coding sequence ATGAAACTTAAAAAAATTATGGCTGCAGTTGTAACTGGCATGATGGCTTTTAGTTTAATGGCATGTGGTTCATCATCAGGTGGTAGCAACGCTTCGTCATCAAGCAAAGGAAAAGATGATAAAACAATTACTATATGGGCTTGGGATGATACATTCAATATAAAAGCAGCTAATATGGCTAAAGAAAAATATCTAAAGGATCATCCGGATGTAACTATTAATGTAGTAAGTATGGCACAAGATGATGTAGTGCAAAAATTAAATACAGGTCTTTCATCTGGAACATATGATGGACTTCCTAATGTTGTGCTAATTGAAGATTATAAAATTCAAAATTATTTGCAATCTTATCCTGGTGAGATTAAAGATTTAAGTGGAAAGATAGATAAAAGTAAATTTATGGATTACAAATTAAAGTCTATGCAGCAAGGTGATAAGACTTATGGAGTACCATTTGATAGTGGTGTAACAGCGCTATTTTATAGAACAGATTTAATTGAACAAGCTGGATATAAGAAAGAAGATATGCAAAATCTTACTTGGGAAAAATATATAGAAATCGGTAAAGCTGTTAAAGCTAAAACTGGAAAAGCTATGATAACTATAGATCCAAGTGATTTAAATCAACTAAGAGCTATGATGCAGTCAGCTGGTTCATGGTATGTTAAAGATGATGGGAAAACAGTAAATATTGCTGGTAATCAAGCTTTAAAAGATGCGATTAATATATACAAGCAAATGGTTGATGCAGGAATTACAAAACAAGTATCTGGATGGGATGCATTTATAGCAGCATTCCAAAAAGGTGACGTTGCTACTGTGCCAAGTGGATGTTGGGTTTCATCTTCAATACAAGCTTCTGAAGACCAAAGTGGAAAATGGGCAGTAGCAGCTATTCCAAGAATGGCTTCAAATCCAAAATCAGTTAATGCATCTAACCTTGGGGGTAGTAGCTGGTATGTTCTAGATAAGGTTGGAAATTCAGATTTAGCTGCTGACTTTTTAGCAAGTACTTTTGCATCAGATGATGCTTTAATGAATGAGTTAGTTCCAGCAATTGGTTTAGTAAGTACGTTGAAATCTGCAAGTACAAGTGAAAATTATAGTAAGCCAATAAAATTTTATGGCGATCAACAAGTGTTTAAAGATTTATCAGCTTGGGCTGAAAAGGTTCCATCTGTAAACTATGGTCTTTACACATATCAGTTAGAAAGTGTTATGTCAGAAGGAATGCAGGCTATTGTTGGTGGAGCTGATATAGATGAAACTCTTCAAAAAACTCAAGCTCAAGCAGAAGCGGCTGTAAGTAAATAA
- a CDS encoding carbohydrate ABC transporter permease, with the protein MKRKIGSGINSKENFWGWVYVALGTFLIGLFVFLPMIQSLIMSLQSGKGNNLKFSGFSNYVRMFSDATLIKAVGNTFVFLIVQVPIMIILALIISSVLNDKKLKFSGFFRTAIFLPCVASLVGYSVIIKSIFASDGLVNKLLINIHLISIPIEWITDPFWAKILIIIAITWRWTGYNMIFYLSGLQNIDHSIYEAAEIDGASPFKKFTSITVPLLKPIILFTTITSTIGTLQLFDEPMNITKGGPANATTTISKYIYDLCFTYTPDFGYATAVAYLVVIIVIVLAIIQFKIGGDKNDK; encoded by the coding sequence ATGAAACGTAAAATTGGATCTGGTATTAACAGCAAAGAAAACTTTTGGGGATGGGTTTATGTAGCATTAGGTACGTTTTTAATAGGATTATTTGTGTTTTTACCAATGATACAATCTTTGATAATGTCACTACAATCAGGTAAAGGCAATAATTTGAAGTTTAGTGGTTTTAGTAATTATGTAAGAATGTTTTCTGATGCAACATTGATTAAAGCAGTTGGAAATACATTTGTATTTTTAATAGTCCAAGTTCCAATAATGATTATTTTAGCACTTATTATTTCTTCAGTTCTTAATGATAAAAAATTAAAATTTAGCGGTTTTTTTAGAACAGCAATTTTTTTGCCTTGCGTAGCATCCTTAGTTGGGTATTCAGTTATTATAAAGAGTATATTCGCATCAGATGGTTTAGTAAATAAACTACTTATTAATATTCATTTAATCTCGATACCAATTGAATGGATTACAGATCCATTTTGGGCTAAGATATTAATTATTATAGCTATAACTTGGAGATGGACAGGCTATAATATGATATTTTATTTGTCAGGCTTGCAAAATATTGATCATTCAATCTATGAAGCTGCAGAAATTGATGGGGCATCTCCATTTAAAAAATTCACATCTATAACAGTACCACTATTAAAACCTATAATATTATTTACAACAATCACTTCGACAATTGGTACATTACAGTTATTTGATGAACCTATGAATATAACAAAAGGTGGTCCAGCGAATGCAACAACTACCATTTCTAAATATATATATGATTTATGTTTCACATATACACCAGACTTTGGATATGCAACAGCAGTAGCTTATCTTGTTGTTATTATAGTAATAGTATTAGCTATAATTCAGTTCAAAATAGGAGGAGATAAGAATGACAAGTAA
- a CDS encoding carbohydrate ABC transporter permease: MTSKMNRVFKYIFLSVASFVSIFPFFWMVISATNKSVDVTRGKLIPGSSFMENLNNLFKPELGFASSLVNSAKIAIITTILALLVSSIAGYGFEIFRTKARDRLFNILLLSMMVPFSALMIPLFKFFSNLKSSPLSFLGVNTLWAVVLPSVCTAFLIFFFRQNTKSFPKEILEAARIDGLGEVGIFFKIFFPTMRTTYAAAAIITFMGAWNAYLWPLIALQSPEKKTVLLIISKLASSYSPDYGLIMMAIVITTLPTAFVFFVMQKHFVAGMTGSIK, translated from the coding sequence ATGACAAGTAAAATGAATAGAGTATTCAAATATATATTTTTAAGTGTAGCATCGTTTGTCTCCATATTTCCGTTTTTTTGGATGGTTATTAGTGCGACCAATAAATCAGTAGATGTGACAAGAGGAAAATTAATTCCAGGAAGTAGCTTTATGGAAAATTTAAATAATCTTTTTAAGCCAGAATTAGGCTTTGCTTCTTCCTTAGTTAATTCAGCAAAAATCGCAATTATAACTACAATTCTTGCACTTCTTGTTTCGTCTATAGCAGGGTATGGGTTTGAAATATTCAGAACAAAAGCTAGAGATAGACTATTTAACATTTTACTTCTGTCTATGATGGTCCCATTTTCAGCATTAATGATTCCATTATTCAAATTTTTCTCAAATTTAAAAAGTTCACCATTAAGCTTTCTTGGGGTAAATACATTATGGGCTGTAGTTTTACCTAGTGTTTGTACTGCATTTTTAATTTTCTTCTTTAGACAAAACACAAAGTCCTTCCCTAAAGAAATTTTAGAAGCAGCAAGAATTGATGGATTAGGTGAGGTTGGAATTTTCTTTAAAATATTTTTTCCAACTATGAGAACAACTTATGCAGCTGCAGCGATTATAACATTTATGGGCGCATGGAATGCTTATTTATGGCCATTGATTGCATTACAATCACCAGAAAAGAAAACTGTTTTACTTATAATTTCAAAGTTAGCATCAAGTTATTCTCCAGATTATGGGTTAATAATGATGGCTATAGTAATTACGACTTTACCAACTGCATTTGTATTCTTTGTTATGCAAAAACACTTTGTCGCAGGAATGACTGGTTCAATAAAATAA
- a CDS encoding beta-galactosidase, producing the protein MKKEFPVLSSKINGFLHGGDYNPDQWLNYPEVLKEDVRLMKLANCNCVSINIFGWSAIEPEEGKYKFDWLDKIMNDMEENNIHVILSTPSGARPAWMSEKYPEVLRVNSDRSKNLHGQRHNHCFTSPVYRKKTYEINKILAERYKDHPALIMWHVSNEYGGECHCDLCQDAFREWLKRKYNNNLDKLNEAWWTGFWSHRFNNWSQIESPSEKGEMFVHGHNLDWKRFVTDQTIDFYKNEIAPIREITPNIPVTANFMGNYPRMGLFTGLDYWKFAKEVDVATWDNYPAWHNDFESTEDLAANVSFVHDIYRSLKGGQPFLIMESTPSLVNWHDTNKLKRPGMHLLSSMQGVAHGADSVLYFQWRKGRGASEKFHGAVVDHCGHENTRVFREVTEVGEVLKNIKEIQGSIKESEVAIIFDVENLWAIDDAQGLKKYRKGYEESCQAAHKVFWENGISVDIINMDCDISDYKLVIAPMLYMIRANVAERINEFVKTGGTFVTTYFSGIVDENDLCFLGGFPGPLREVTGIWSEEIDSLYDDEVNYIEFKDDKIKELKSQYEVKDYCDLIHVETAKVLGVYKEDFYADMPALTVNNYGEGKAYYISARTGADFNNDFYSSLIKDLNIKSVIEGELPQGVTAQMRSNKNNKYTFIMNFTEEEKKVDLGEEIYFDMLSDEKISGKIILDKYGLKILKQVNHNKLLE; encoded by the coding sequence GTGAAGAAGGAATTTCCTGTACTTAGTAGTAAAATAAATGGATTTTTGCATGGTGGTGACTATAATCCAGATCAATGGCTAAATTATCCCGAAGTATTAAAAGAAGATGTGCGGCTTATGAAACTTGCAAATTGCAATTGTGTATCAATAAACATATTTGGCTGGAGTGCAATAGAGCCGGAAGAAGGGAAATATAAATTTGATTGGTTAGATAAAATTATGAATGATATGGAAGAAAACAATATTCATGTAATTTTATCGACTCCAAGTGGTGCAAGACCTGCATGGATGTCAGAAAAATATCCAGAGGTCTTAAGAGTAAATAGTGATAGAAGTAAAAATCTTCACGGTCAGAGACACAATCATTGCTTTACTTCACCTGTTTATAGGAAAAAGACATATGAAATAAATAAAATTCTTGCTGAGAGATATAAAGATCATCCAGCGCTTATTATGTGGCATGTTTCTAACGAATATGGAGGAGAATGTCACTGCGATCTCTGTCAAGATGCTTTTAGAGAATGGCTTAAGAGAAAGTATAATAATAATTTAGATAAATTAAATGAGGCTTGGTGGACTGGTTTCTGGAGTCATAGATTTAACAATTGGTCACAAATCGAAAGTCCGTCTGAAAAGGGTGAAATGTTTGTTCATGGACATAATTTAGATTGGAAGCGGTTCGTTACAGATCAGACAATAGATTTTTATAAAAATGAAATTGCCCCCATAAGAGAAATAACACCTAACATACCTGTAACAGCTAATTTCATGGGCAATTATCCACGTATGGGCTTGTTCACAGGTTTAGATTATTGGAAGTTTGCAAAAGAAGTGGATGTTGCTACATGGGACAACTATCCTGCATGGCATAATGATTTTGAAAGTACTGAAGATCTTGCAGCTAATGTTAGTTTTGTGCATGATATATACAGGTCGTTAAAAGGTGGACAGCCGTTTTTAATAATGGAAAGTACTCCAAGTCTAGTAAATTGGCATGATACTAATAAATTAAAGCGCCCTGGAATGCATTTATTATCATCAATGCAAGGTGTGGCTCATGGAGCAGATTCTGTTCTATACTTCCAATGGAGAAAAGGAAGAGGAGCTTCAGAAAAATTCCATGGTGCTGTTGTAGATCATTGTGGACATGAGAATACAAGAGTATTTAGAGAAGTTACAGAAGTTGGAGAAGTCTTAAAAAATATTAAAGAAATTCAAGGGTCAATTAAAGAATCAGAAGTGGCCATAATATTTGATGTTGAAAACTTATGGGCTATTGATGATGCACAGGGACTAAAAAAATATAGAAAGGGCTATGAAGAAAGCTGTCAAGCAGCTCATAAAGTGTTTTGGGAAAATGGAATTTCAGTAGATATTATTAATATGGATTGTGATATATCAGATTATAAACTTGTGATAGCACCAATGCTATATATGATAAGAGCAAATGTTGCAGAAAGAATTAATGAATTTGTAAAGACAGGAGGAACTTTTGTAACTACTTATTTCAGTGGGATAGTAGATGAAAATGATCTCTGTTTCTTAGGAGGATTTCCAGGACCGCTTCGAGAAGTAACTGGAATCTGGTCAGAAGAAATAGATTCACTATATGATGATGAAGTGAATTATATAGAATTCAAAGATGATAAAATTAAAGAACTAAAGAGCCAATATGAAGTAAAAGATTACTGTGACTTAATCCATGTGGAAACAGCAAAAGTTCTTGGAGTGTATAAAGAAGATTTTTATGCTGATATGCCTGCGTTAACAGTTAATAACTATGGGGAGGGAAAAGCATATTATATTTCAGCAAGAACGGGAGCGGATTTTAACAATGATTTTTATTCAAGTCTTATTAAGGATTTAAATATTAAGAGTGTTATAGAGGGAGAATTGCCACAAGGTGTTACAGCTCAAATGCGTTCTAATAAAAATAATAAGTATACTTTCATTATGAATTTCACTGAAGAAGAAAAAAAGGTGGATTTAGGAGAAGAAATATATTTTGATATGCTTTCTGATGAAAAAATCAGTGGAAAAATCATATTAGATAAATATGGTCTAAAAATACTAAAGCAAGTTAATCATAATAAATTATTAGAATAA
- a CDS encoding ketopantoate reductase family protein has protein sequence MDNSKICVVGLGGVGGYIGCMLAKHFSNVYFLARGKRLESIKNNGLKLYSNLHGELNVHPKLASDSADEIGIMDYIFICVKHFSLEQVCKQIKPMINESTVIIPLMNGVGVSEKVRKFINNGQVMDGLIYIVSGAEKDFSIHHASSYCKIHIGYGLKNNDEVENVLIRIQKILQEAEIICKIEEDIEAAIWRKYILNCAYNVITAYYNATTAEIIKNDEAIKQTKILLKEACAVARKLKINISDDLEEEHFYHLMNKQAGESTSSLKRDIEAGRQNELEVFSGKLIELALKCQVEVPMSQFFYRELKKKG, from the coding sequence ATGGATAATAGTAAAATTTGTGTTGTAGGGTTAGGTGGAGTTGGAGGATATATTGGCTGTATGCTTGCAAAGCATTTTTCTAATGTTTATTTTTTAGCAAGAGGCAAAAGATTAGAATCAATAAAAAATAATGGTTTGAAATTATACAGTAATCTTCATGGAGAATTAAATGTACATCCTAAATTAGCAAGCGATAGCGCTGATGAAATTGGAATAATGGATTATATTTTTATATGTGTTAAACATTTTTCTTTGGAACAAGTATGTAAACAAATAAAACCGATGATTAATGAAAGTACTGTAATAATTCCATTAATGAATGGAGTTGGAGTATCTGAAAAAGTTAGAAAATTTATAAATAATGGCCAAGTTATGGATGGTTTAATATATATAGTTTCTGGGGCAGAAAAAGATTTTTCAATACATCATGCAAGTTCTTATTGTAAGATACATATAGGGTATGGCTTAAAAAACAATGATGAAGTAGAGAATGTATTAATTAGAATTCAAAAAATATTACAAGAAGCTGAAATCATTTGTAAAATAGAAGAAGATATAGAAGCTGCAATTTGGAGAAAATATATATTAAATTGTGCTTATAACGTAATAACTGCTTATTATAACGCAACAACAGCAGAAATTATAAAAAATGATGAAGCAATCAAGCAAACTAAAATATTACTAAAGGAAGCTTGTGCTGTAGCTCGTAAATTAAAAATTAATATTTCTGATGATTTAGAAGAAGAACATTTTTATCACTTAATGAATAAGCAAGCTGGAGAATCAACAAGTTCATTAAAAAGAGATATTGAGGCAGGAAGGCAAAATGAATTAGAGGTCTTTTCTGGAAAGTTAATTGAACTAGCTTTAAAATGTCAAGTAGAAGTTCCGATGAGTCAATTTTTCTATAGAGAATTAAAGAAAAAAGGTTAA
- a CDS encoding cache domain-containing sensor histidine kinase, whose amino-acid sequence MLKLSKSIHSTSLFFRVASVVLISVILVSISIGIITIKISKDTLADTFSKSNYKVLTQISNELNTFNDNTINIMNAIDYIPDFQRYLSEKDLTPQQNYRTLYNMFTGFHKMIPDKDLYDITVLAVGINGNTYVASDYDRLIIDTNEVLNSSFTKKALDNKNTVLYQYLDHGFTKLTKNSSTIVAIKVLCDKLTREPYGFVYVLISEHTFHKYYDYFVGNGNSISIISSDGTIVSSSLSSKIGTKNLDLYNISNVILNNNLKYVNTKLGSSDVAILSKHLSTYNFNIVGTIDKNIVLSEIYDSSEIIAVSILIASIFIAITFFVIRRTTKPISALVKVMPKIIHGDFNNHIPVVGSYEVRELSANFNYMLDGLNNYVHAQIKMQKEKRKAEIHALQMQINPHFIYNTLASIKWLMWQGSTEKSIQTIDAFISLLRNTISNKNEMITIQEEIENLNNYVLINHMRYGDNINVNFFVMPNCENYVIPKLILQPFIENAFFHGFNERNNGSIHVFVNEQNQNLICEIIDNGVGMTAEEVKKILNDSSKKHEHFTSIGIQNVNDRIKLLYGDDYGISISSELGKGTTVRVTIPAQKEFIEN is encoded by the coding sequence ATGCTAAAATTATCAAAATCAATACATTCTACGAGCCTGTTTTTTAGAGTTGCTTCAGTTGTTCTTATAAGCGTTATTTTAGTATCTATTTCAATAGGAATTATTACGATTAAAATTTCAAAAGATACACTTGCTGATACTTTCAGCAAATCAAATTATAAAGTTTTAACACAAATAAGCAATGAACTCAATACGTTTAATGATAATACAATCAATATTATGAATGCGATTGATTATATCCCAGATTTTCAGCGATATTTATCAGAAAAGGACCTCACACCACAACAGAATTATCGAACTTTATATAATATGTTTACAGGCTTCCATAAAATGATCCCTGATAAAGATCTTTATGATATCACTGTACTAGCTGTGGGCATTAATGGTAATACTTATGTAGCAAGTGATTATGACCGCCTTATTATAGATACTAATGAAGTTTTAAATAGCAGCTTTACTAAAAAAGCATTAGATAATAAAAATACTGTTTTATATCAATACTTAGATCATGGCTTTACAAAACTTACAAAGAACTCTAGTACCATTGTGGCCATAAAGGTTTTATGTGACAAACTTACACGAGAGCCCTATGGATTTGTATATGTACTTATCAGCGAGCATACATTTCATAAATATTATGATTATTTTGTAGGTAATGGAAATAGTATTTCTATTATATCAAGTGATGGTACCATTGTTTCTTCTAGCCTTTCCTCAAAAATAGGGACGAAGAATTTAGATTTATATAATATATCAAATGTTATTTTAAATAATAACCTAAAGTACGTTAACACTAAATTAGGCTCTTCTGATGTGGCAATATTATCAAAGCATTTATCAACTTACAATTTTAATATAGTTGGTACTATTGATAAAAATATAGTGTTAAGTGAGATATATGATTCTTCTGAAATTATAGCAGTAAGCATATTAATTGCATCAATATTCATTGCTATTACTTTCTTTGTAATACGAAGAACGACAAAACCAATTTCAGCTCTTGTTAAAGTTATGCCTAAAATAATTCATGGTGATTTCAATAATCATATTCCTGTTGTCGGAAGCTATGAAGTTCGTGAACTATCAGCTAATTTTAATTATATGCTAGATGGTTTAAATAATTATGTTCATGCTCAGATAAAAATGCAGAAAGAAAAGAGAAAAGCCGAAATACATGCTTTGCAAATGCAAATTAATCCACACTTTATTTACAATACTTTAGCTTCAATCAAGTGGCTTATGTGGCAAGGGAGCACAGAAAAGTCCATACAAACTATAGATGCATTTATATCGCTTCTTAGAAATACTATTAGTAATAAAAATGAAATGATAACAATACAAGAAGAAATAGAAAATTTAAATAACTATGTTTTAATTAATCATATGCGCTATGGAGATAATATTAATGTAAATTTTTTCGTAATGCCAAATTGTGAAAACTATGTAATTCCAAAATTAATTTTGCAACCTTTCATTGAAAATGCATTTTTTCATGGCTTTAATGAACGAAATAATGGGTCTATACATGTGTTTGTAAATGAACAAAATCAAAATTTAATTTGTGAAATCATAGATAATGGCGTAGGCATGACAGCTGAAGAAGTCAAAAAAATTCTTAATGACTCCTCTAAAAAGCATGAACATTTCACAAGTATTGGTATTCAAAATGTTAATGATAGAATTAAACTTCTATATGGAGATGACTATGGCATTTCGATCAGCAGTGAACTAGGTAAAGGAACTACTGTAAGAGTAACAATACCTGCTCAAAAGGAATTTATAGAGAATTAA